A stretch of the Sphingosinithalassobacter tenebrarum genome encodes the following:
- a CDS encoding isovaleryl-CoA dehydrogenase, with translation MNFDFALGETADMIRESTARFAADRIAPLASKIDDEDWFPRDLWPEMGALGLHGITVEESDGGLGLGYLEHVVAVEEVSRASASIGLSYGAHSNLCINQIRRWASPEQKAKYLPRLISGEHVGSLAMSETNAGSDVVGMKLRAEKTDGGYLLNGTKFWITNAPYADTLVVYAKTGEGGRGITTFLVEKDMPGFSIGQKIDKMGMRGSPTSELVFDDCEVPDANIMGPVGGGVGILMSGLDYERTVLAGIQIGVMQACLDVVLPYVRERQQFGKPIGSFQLIQAKIADMYVALNSARAYVYAVARACDAGQTTRHDAAGAILLASENAFRVAGEAVQALGGAGYTKDWPVERFLRDAKLLDIGAGTNEIRRMLIGRQLVGG, from the coding sequence ATGAATTTCGATTTCGCGCTCGGCGAAACCGCCGACATGATCCGCGAGAGCACGGCACGCTTCGCCGCGGATCGCATTGCCCCGCTGGCTTCCAAAATCGACGACGAGGACTGGTTTCCTCGTGACCTGTGGCCCGAAATGGGCGCGCTCGGCCTGCACGGCATCACTGTCGAGGAAAGCGACGGAGGACTTGGCCTCGGCTATCTCGAACATGTCGTGGCGGTCGAGGAAGTCAGTCGCGCCTCGGCCTCGATCGGGCTCAGCTACGGCGCGCATTCCAATCTCTGCATCAATCAGATTCGTCGCTGGGCCAGCCCCGAGCAAAAGGCGAAATATTTGCCCAGGCTGATTTCCGGTGAACATGTCGGCAGTCTCGCAATGTCCGAAACCAACGCCGGATCGGACGTGGTGGGCATGAAACTGCGCGCCGAGAAGACCGATGGCGGCTATCTGCTCAACGGCACCAAGTTCTGGATCACCAACGCTCCCTATGCCGACACGCTGGTCGTCTATGCCAAGACGGGCGAGGGCGGGCGCGGCATCACCACCTTCCTGGTCGAAAAGGACATGCCCGGCTTTTCCATCGGTCAGAAGATCGACAAGATGGGCATGCGCGGGTCGCCGACCAGCGAGCTGGTGTTCGACGATTGCGAAGTGCCCGATGCCAATATCATGGGCCCGGTAGGCGGCGGCGTGGGCATCCTGATGAGCGGGCTCGACTATGAACGCACCGTGCTGGCGGGCATCCAGATCGGCGTGATGCAGGCATGCCTCGATGTCGTCCTGCCCTATGTCCGCGAGCGCCAGCAATTCGGCAAGCCAATCGGCAGCTTCCAGCTCATCCAGGCGAAGATCGCCGACATGTATGTCGCGCTCAATTCGGCGCGCGCCTATGTCTATGCCGTTGCGCGCGCCTGTGACGCCGGGCAGACGACGCGGCACGACGCGGCCGGCGCGATCCTGCTCGCCTCCGAAAATGCCTTCCGCGTCGCGGGTGAGGCGGTGCAGGCGCTGGGCGGCGCGGGCTATACCAAGGACTGGCCGGTCGAGCGCTTCCTGCGCGACGCCAAACTCCTCGATATCGGCGCGGGCACCAACGAAATCCGCCGCATGCTGATCGGGCGACAGCTCGTCGGAGGCTAA
- a CDS encoding 2Fe-2S iron-sulfur cluster-binding protein, producing the protein MPHLIVVDRDGAEHQVEADEGLTVMEVIRDAGFDDLLALCGGCCSCATCHVHVDPAFAEKLPEMSEDENDLLDSSEHRDSRSRLSCQLRFGPALDGMKVTIAEED; encoded by the coding sequence ATGCCGCATCTGATCGTCGTCGATCGCGACGGTGCCGAACATCAGGTGGAGGCCGATGAAGGCCTGACGGTGATGGAAGTCATCCGGGACGCCGGTTTCGACGACTTGCTGGCCCTGTGCGGCGGCTGCTGCAGCTGCGCGACCTGCCATGTCCATGTCGATCCCGCCTTTGCCGAAAAGCTGCCGGAAATGAGCGAGGACGAGAATGACCTGCTCGACAGTTCCGAGCATCGCGATTCGCGCTCGCGCCTTTCCTGCCAGCTTCGATTCGGCCCCGCGCTCGACGGCATGAAGGTCACGATTGCCGAAGAGGACTAA
- a CDS encoding aromatic ring-hydroxylating oxygenase subunit alpha translates to MNVMREAERPITDRPVRIGVEAYTSPEYARAEDERLWGKVWQIACREEEIPKVGDYVTYDIMDESIIVARVAEDRIAAYYNVCLHRGRRLTEGCGHTKKFVCKFHGWKWNLQGENVDCLMREEWEGALTDENLRMQQVQVDTWGGWVFINMDPEAGPLREWLGHAADMLDPFELGKMRYRWRQWLKFPCNWKVAMEAFVEGYHVPGTHPQLTKYGAKSTWSEAHGPHSVFGPAAKKGFGGASGGISADDIDMRVALAETIAQLWEEVNATTTKTIVDAAQRLVDELPEDTPAQQVSAHMMMSAMKDDAERGVEWPKIPPEHFAKAGTVWHLFPNSVIIQGPTFALCYRARPDGANPNSCIFEVYVIERFPEGEEPKPENVYVDQEQEERWRKVLCQDFANMEAVQQGIKSRGFPGARPNPFQERGVTNFHRMLAEYMGTGAPEPIA, encoded by the coding sequence ATGAACGTGATGCGCGAAGCCGAACGCCCGATCACCGACCGCCCGGTGCGGATCGGCGTCGAAGCCTATACCTCGCCCGAATATGCGCGCGCCGAGGATGAGCGTCTGTGGGGTAAGGTGTGGCAGATCGCCTGCCGTGAAGAGGAAATCCCGAAGGTCGGCGATTATGTCACTTACGACATCATGGACGAATCGATCATCGTCGCGCGCGTCGCGGAGGATCGCATCGCCGCCTATTACAATGTCTGCCTGCATCGCGGCCGCCGGCTGACCGAAGGCTGCGGCCATACCAAGAAATTCGTCTGCAAGTTCCACGGCTGGAAATGGAATCTGCAGGGCGAGAATGTCGACTGCCTGATGCGCGAGGAGTGGGAAGGCGCGCTGACCGATGAAAATCTGCGCATGCAGCAGGTGCAGGTCGATACATGGGGCGGCTGGGTGTTCATCAACATGGATCCCGAAGCCGGGCCGCTGCGCGAATGGCTCGGCCATGCCGCCGACATGCTCGACCCGTTCGAACTCGGCAAGATGCGCTATCGCTGGCGCCAGTGGCTCAAATTCCCGTGCAACTGGAAAGTCGCGATGGAGGCATTTGTCGAGGGGTATCACGTTCCCGGCACGCATCCGCAGCTCACCAAATACGGCGCGAAATCGACCTGGAGCGAGGCGCATGGCCCGCACAGCGTATTCGGTCCGGCCGCGAAGAAAGGCTTCGGCGGCGCATCGGGCGGGATCAGCGCCGACGATATCGACATGCGCGTCGCGCTTGCCGAAACGATCGCGCAGCTCTGGGAGGAAGTGAACGCCACGACCACAAAGACGATCGTCGATGCCGCGCAGCGGCTGGTCGACGAACTGCCCGAGGATACGCCCGCGCAGCAGGTTTCGGCGCATATGATGATGTCGGCAATGAAGGACGATGCCGAACGCGGCGTCGAATGGCCGAAAATCCCGCCCGAACATTTCGCCAAGGCGGGAACGGTGTGGCACCTTTTCCCCAACAGCGTGATCATTCAGGGCCCGACCTTCGCGCTCTGCTATCGCGCGCGGCCCGACGGCGCCAATCCGAACAGCTGCATCTTCGAAGTCTATGTGATCGAACGGTTTCCCGAAGGCGAGGAGCCCAAACCCGAAAACGTCTATGTCGACCAGGAGCAGGAAGAGCGCTGGCGCAAGGTGCTGTGCCAGGATTTCGCGAACATGGAAGCGGTGCAGCAGGGCATCAAGTCGCGTGGTTTCCCCGGCGCACGCCCCAATCCGTTTCAGGAGCGCGGCGTCACCAATTTCCATCGCATGCTGGCCGAATATATGGGAACCGGCGCGCCCGAGCCCATCGCCTGA